A genomic segment from Juglans regia cultivar Chandler chromosome 14, Walnut 2.0, whole genome shotgun sequence encodes:
- the LOC109002368 gene encoding ran-binding protein 1 homolog a-like, with product MASTEPVHEHREDEEAVANEDEDTGAQVAPIVKLEAVPVSTGEEDEDSILDLKSKLYRFDKDGNQWKERGAGTVKLLKHKETSKVRLVMRQSKTLKICANHLVLPTMTVQEHAGNEKSCVWHATDYADGELKDELFCIRFASIDNCKAFMEKFQEVAESQGKKEENKDAAAAAGLLEKLSVEEKKTEDKAGEEVPIASEKETEDKAGEEVPVTSEKETKSDSEKTQKKDEEPASST from the exons ATGGCGAGCACAGAACCGGTGCACGAGCACAGAGAAGACGAAGAAGCCGTCGCCAACGAGGACGAGGACACCGGTGCTCAGGTCGCCCCGATCGTCAAGCTTGAGGCGGTCCCCGTCTCCACCGGAGAGGAGGACGAAGATTCCATTCTCGATCT GAAATCGAAGCTCTACCGATTCGATAAAGATGGGAACCAGTGGAAGGAGAGAGGTGCTGGTACCGTGAAGCTCCTAAAGCACAAGGAGACCAGCAAGGTTCGCCTGGTTATGAGACAGTCCAAGACCCTCAAGATCTGCGCCAACCATCTCG TTCTTCCGACGATGACGGTACAGGAACACGCTGGGAACGAGAAGTCGTGTGTGTGGCATGCGACTGATTACGCGGATGGTGAACTGAAGGACGAGCTTTTCTGCATTAGATTTGCTTCCATTGACA ATTGCAAAGCCTTCATGGAGAAGTTTCAAGAAGTTGCTGAATCCCAAGGCaagaaagaggaaaacaaaGATGCTGCTGCAGCTGCTGGGCTTCTTGAGAAGTTAAgcgttgaagaaaagaaaactgagGACAAAGCTGGGGAGGAGGTACCCATTGCATCCGAAAAGGAAACTGAGGACAAAGCTGGGGAGGAGGTACCCGTTACATCCGAAAAGGAAACTAAGAGTGATTCAGAAAAGACACAGAAGAAAGATGAGGAGCCTGCTTCCTCAACTTGA